The genomic stretch TATAAGCACTACGGATTGGGAAAACACAGTAGAAACTGATGGTACGGGTGAAGCTTATGGTTTTGAATTTTTGGTAAGAAAAAACCAAGGCAAAACCACAGGCTGGATTGGCTATACACTGGCATGGACCAACCGCACATTTGATAACTTAAATGAAGGAAAAACCTACCCATATAAATATGACCGTAGACATGATGTGAGCGTGGTGCTCAATCATAAGTTTAATGACAAAATCGATATTGGCGCCACTTGGGTATATGGTAGTGGCAACACATTTACAGCGCCCATTGCCAATTTCACTTTGGTAAATGGTTCAGATGACTTTTTTAACACCAGTACTTATACAAGATACTCAGATAGAAATGCTTTACGAATGCCAGCTTACCATCGTTTGGATTTAGGAGTGAATTTTAGAAAGAAAAAGAAATGGGGAGAACGAATTTGGAACGTGAGTATATATAATGTTTACAACCGAAAAAACCCTTATTACCTCTATGTTTCAAATGAAGGAGGTTTTAACAATGACAAGGTTGTAAAGCAAGTTAGCCTCTTCCCTATCATACCATCAGTTTCGTACATCTTTAGCTTTTAATAAAATGATACAGATAAAATATTTCCTTTTTGTGCTAATTTCTCTGGTATTGTTTTCGTCTTGTGAAACAACTATTAAATATGACCTGCCTCAAGAGCCTAATAAAATTACCATTGACTCTAAGCTAGTAGAAGGTGACACACCGGTGGTACACGTTTTTACCAGTACTTATACCTTATCCAGAGATAACCCGGGAGAACCGAAAAATGCCGAAGTATCCCTTATAGAAAACGGTATTGAAGTGTCCAGGCTCTCTGTACAATCAAACTTATATGGACAGACATTTTATTCGAGCAACTATACTATACTACCTAACGAGTTGTATCGGGTACAAGTTTCCTTACCAGAGTACGAAACCGCTTTTGGTGAAGGCCTTACTAAAGAAGCTGTTCCCGTTTCCAGTACTATATTTGATACATCCAGTAATAATCTTGAATTCACATTTCAAGACCCTCCAACCGCGGGAGATTATTATTTAATCACCGTTAAGTCTCTTACAGATAGCTACCCAATATCATACAGTACACATGACGTTGTTATCAATTTTTTTGATGAATATACATTTGATGACCCTTTTTCAAGTGGCGGGGAAAAAATTGGTCAAAACGGATATATGACAGATGAGTTGTTTAATGGGAAAACAAAAACTGTGCGGATGACCGTTCGAGATATAGACATTCCTCATAATCAAACTCCCCGACTAATTGAGCTTTGGCACATTAGCGAAGACCTTTACAACCATGAGCGAACCAAAGCAGTGGCCTGGCAATCTGAAAACCCTTTCAGTGAACCGGCACAGATTTACTCAAACATTACCAATGGATACGGCATAGTAGGAACAGCTGCGGTGGATAGGAAGCAGTTTTTTCCTTGATTTCTTAAAAAAATAATCTTTCAAAAACCACTTCCTTATAAACCTGTGTTTTATTATGTGTTTAAGCTATGATGCCTTTACTTTGAAATCCTAATTTCAGCCATTTCTTAATGGTAAAATGGTTCGCCACTCCTTGGCTTTGTTTTTGTCAAGAGTTTATTTCAATGAAAAGTCACCTATCGCTTTTAGTTATTTCACTCCAGTTTTTTGCGTTTGCCCAAAAACAGCAAAGTATTAGTGGGTACATTTATGACGCTAATACTAACAAACCCTTGGCAGGTGTAAATGTCCAGCTACAAAACACACCTTACGGAACTGGCAGCACCTCTAGTGGTTTTTATTCTATAGACGTAACCAGAGGAACTTACACACTTATAGCAACTCATGTTGGATATATATCGCAAAGTCAAAACGTAATTGTTTCCACTGGTTCCGTTCAAGTAGACTTTAGGCTAAGTGCTGTTTCACCTGAGTTGGATGAGATAGAAATTGTAGCTGATAAGAAGACTGAAATTGCGCCTTCTTCAAATTTTGTAAAACTTAGCTCTCGAGAAATTGAACATATTCCAACCTTATTGGGAGAGGTAGATATAATCCGTGCTATTCAACTTTTGCCAGGTGTGCAAAGTGGCACTGAGGGTTCAACGGGTTTTCATGTAAGAGGTGGTTCGCCTGATCAAAATTTAATTTTACTGGATGGTGTCCCTATATATAATGCATCTCACCTTTTTGGATTTTTCTCCACCTTTAATAGTGACGTGATTGAAAATGTAGAACTAACAAAAGGAGGCTTCCCCGCAAGGTATGGAGGTAGGCTTAGCTCAGTTTTGAATATTGATTTAAAAGAAGGAGACCTCAATGAATTTCATGGAAAGGGAACGATAAGCTTAATAGCTCCAAAACTAACATTAGAAGGACCTATTGTAAAAGGTAAAACTTCCTTCCTTATTTCTGGAAGAAGAACTATTTATGACCTTGCGGTAGCTCCCTTCTACAAAAAGAATGATAGGGTAAATTATTTCTTTGGTGACGCCAATTTAAAGCTAAAGCATGTTTTTAGTCCAAAAGACAAAGTCGTTCTCTCCTACTTCAACTCTCAGGATAAGTTTAGATATAACTACGATGACGGTTCTCAGTATGCTATGGAAAGTGGACTGAAATGGAGAAATCATACTGTGGCTTCTAAATGGCAGCACATCTTTGATGATGAACTGTCATCAAGCCTAATGGGGCAATACAATAATTACAGATTAAATACCTACAGCGAAGACGACTATTATGGGGATATTTTTAGCTTGGATTATATGAGTTTAATTGAGGATATAGGCCTGCGCTACGATCTTCTTTACAAGCCCACTTCAAAACATACTGTACGAGCCGGAATGGGCTACACCTACCACAATTTTAAGCCTGGAGCTGTGCAGTTATATCAAAGCAATTCGCAATCAATCAACACAGATAATCAAAACCTTTCCGCTCCAATTTATAGTAATGACATTTTAGCTTATGCTGAAGACCAATGGGAAGCTTTTAGTCGGCTTACCATAAATGCAGGGGTTCATTACGGCTTTTATCAAGTGGATGACACTACTTACAATTCATTGCAACCCCGAATTTCGATCACCTATAATGCAACTGATTCCTGGTTGTTTTCAGCATCCTATTCAGAAATGACCCAATTCCTGCACCTATTATCCAATAGCGGTACAGGGATGCCAACTGATCTTTGGGTTTCGGCCACGGGTAATATCAGTCCACAAACAGCTAAACAATGGACAATAGGTACCACAAAATATTTAAATCAAAAAACCTGGAAACTCACTGCAGAGCTTTATTACAAAGCCATGCAAAACCTGATAGAGTATAAAGAAGGTGCTAGTTATATTTCACAGGCTGATTGGCAAACCATGGTAGAAACTGATGGAGCCGGTGAAGCTTACGGATTAGAAACTCTGCTACGTAAAAACAAGGGTAAAACTACTGGCTGGATTGCCTACACTTTGGCAAAAACCACTCGTACTTTTTCCAATTTAAACCAGGGTAAAACTTTCCCCTATAGATATGATAGAAGACACAATTTTTCTCTAGTTCTGAATCATAAGTTTAATGAACAAATTGATGTAAGTGCTACTTGGGTTTACCAAAGTGGAATTGCTTTTACTGGACCAGTATCTCGCTATGAAATCCCGCAAAATGGAATTGGTGATTTTGACCCGAGCTTTACTACACTAGAAAACCTTGGCGATAGAAATGATCTTCGATACCCGGCTTATCACCGTTTGGATGTTGGTATAAACTTCACCAAAAAGAAAAAGTGGGGTGAGCGCATTTGGAACATCAGTATTTACAATGCCTACAATCGCAACAACCCTTTTTATATTGACCTGAAAGAAACTAAACCAGATAAACTAGAAGTTATTCAGGTCAGCCTATTTCCTATTCTTCCATCTGTTTCGTACCGTTTTACATTTTAAATGAAGAAATTATTTATATACAGCATTTTACTACTCAGCCTCCTGAGTTGCCAAAAAGAAATTGAATTTGATTATCCCGAAGATGAACCCAGACTAACTCTATTTTCAGTTTTGAGACCCCAGGATACGATTGGCTATTATAGGCAGGACAGTACCTACCATAAATATATAGGCCCAATAGAAGTACTTATTAACCAAACTACATCTGTTTTTGAGGTCAATCCAGCAGAGCCGATTTCTGATGCAAAAGTCCTTCTCTTTGAAGACAACAGCTTTGCTGGTAAACTCCTGTTAGACTCTAATAATAATCCTAATACATGGATGGAGAGTTACCTCATTTATAGTATGAGACGATCCATTTACAAAGGAAAAAGATATCGTGTTGAGGTAAATCATCCCGATTTTCCACCAGCCTCTGCAGAAGTAACCATACCTCAAGAAGTTCCCATTCTCAAAGCAGAATTTGACACTACGAAGTTTACGGTAACCTTTACCTTCAAAGATCCACCTGGTCAAAACTATTACCGATTTTCACTATACAGTTTTATTGGAGGATTACCTTTTGAAATTACCGATCCAGATATCACAACATTCAATTTTTTACCATTTGACAGTATTCTCCTAAAAAGTCCGGATCAACTCTCGCCCTATGCTCGCTTGGGCTATATCACGGATGAGAAATTTTCTAATAAGCAGAAATCCATAACATTAAAAATAGACCAATCTGCAGTCGCCTTTTCTACCCCAATTCCAGAAATGTCTGTTTATCTCGAAAACATATCCGGAGAATATTATAAATTTCTTAGAACCTATGATGCCCATATGGCCACCAAAGACAATCCTTTTGCAGAGGGAGTTAAAATTCACACCAATGTTAAAGGTGGTGTAGGAATAGTTGGGACGGCTACTACCAGTAGCAAATTAGCTATCAAAAAATAGCTCTTCATAACTCCTGTACTTTCTTATCAGGCCAAGGGATAATGTTCTTATTTTTGGGGCTTAATTGACTATTGGCCGAATGGCGAAAAAGAAAAAGACAAGTACCGAAACTAAAAAGAAGACCTCCAACTCTCTGGCTGCTATTCGTGGCTTTTTGAAAAACAAAACCAATCATACCGTTTTTGGAATCGTACTGATTTTTATTGCGGTGTTCTTGTTTGGAGCCTTCACCTCCTACCTATTCAACTGGCAGGCCGACCAAAGTAATTTGCGCGGTGGCTTTTTTGAGTTGTTAGGAAGGGATGATTATAAAGTGAAAAACATTTTAGGTAAACTGGGTGCTGCTATCAGCCATCAGTTTATCTATAACTGGTTTGGTGTTGCGGCTTATCTCACGCCTTGGTTTCTGCTTTTGGCAGGATTGCGAATTAGCATGCACCTCAAACTTACTTCCCTCACCAAGCACCTTGGCATTATTGTTTTCCTGTTAATCTGGATTCCGGCTGCAATTGCATATACTGGCTTACCTTCAGTAATGGCAGGTGGTTCAGGTTATTATAATTTAGAATGGCTGAGTTCATTGGCCGGGCCTTTTGGCACCGGAGCTATTTTGGTATTCTCCATGCTTATCTTTTTAGCCGTTCGCTTTAAGTGGACACCTGAGCGCCTCAATGCCTTTATAGCTAGACTTCGCCCTACCCGTGCGGAAGAAACGGAAGGAGATTCATGGAAAGACAGTACTAAAGCTGAGGCAGTGCCTACTCCAGAATCTGAGCCGGAAATAATTAATGAAGTAAGCTTTGATGAGCCCGAGGAGAATAAACCTATTGAAGAAACTCCTGAACCAGAAATAGAACACGAGCCCCTAATAATTGATCAAAACGAAACTAAAGAAGAGGAAGAAACTCAAGAGGAGCTCCATGACACCGAAGATTTAGAAATAGAAAAAGCGGAAGTTGAAGAAGAAGTTTCTGAGTCGGAGCTAAATCGTAAGCTGAAGGAATTTGGCGAGTATGACCCTAAACTTGATCTATCTAAATTTAAGCTTCCGCCAATCGATTTGCTGCGAGAGTTTAAGCAAAGTGGTGTAAGCATTAATCAGGAAGAGCTTGAGGAAAACAAAAACAAGATTGTAGAAACCCTCAATAACTATAAAATTGAGATTTCTAAAATTAAGGCGACCATCGGGCCAACGGTTACCCTTTATGAAATTGTGCCTGCTGCTGGAGTTCGTATTAGTAAGATTAAAAACTTGGAAGACGACATCGCTCTTTCATTAGCTGCTTTAGGGATTCGTATCATTGCTCCTATTCCCGGTAAGGGTACCATTGGTATAGAGGTACCAAATACCAACCCGCAGGTGGTGGCCATGCGAAATATGATAAAGAGCGAGAAATTCCAGTCTACCGATATGGAACTTCCTATTGCTTTTGGTAAAACCATTAGCAATGAAACGCTGATGGCAGATCTCACCAAAATGCCTCACCTACTTATGGCAGGTGCTACCGGTCAGGGTAAATCTGTTGGGCTCAACGTGATTCTTACTTCCATACTTTATAAAAAGCACCCATCGCAGGTTAAGTTTATTTTGGTGGATCCTAAAAAGGTAGAACTTACCCTTTTCAATAAAATTGAGCGCCATTACCTGGCCAAGTTGCCTGATAGTGAAGAAGCCATTATTACAGATACCACCAAGGTTATTCACACACTGAATTCACTTTGCATAGAAATGGATAACCGCTATGATCTGCTGAAGGATGCGATGGTACGTAATATTAAAGAGTACAATCACAAATTTGTTCAGCGTAAGCTAAACCCTGAAAACGGGCATAAATATTTGCCTTATATCGTTTTGGTGATTGATGAGTTTGCCGACCTTATTATGACGGCTGGTAAAGAAGTAGAAACTCCCATTGCCCGACTGGCACAGCTTGCCCGTGCAATTGGTATTCACTTGATTGTGGCAACCCAAAGGCCTTCGGTAAACGTAATTACGGGTATTATTAAGGCCAACTTCCCGGCACGTATTGCCTTTAGAGTTACCTCAAAAATTGACTCGCGAACCATTCTTGATGCTGGTGGTGCTGAACAATTGATCGGAAAAGGTGATATGTTATATTCATCAGGTTCGGACTTAATACGAATACAGTGTGCCTTTGTAGACACACCTGAAGTGGAGGAAATAACGGATTACATTGGTAATCAAAAGGCCTACCCCGAAGCTTATCTGCTTCCGGAATACGTAGGCGAAGAAGGTGAAGGTGGAATTCCAGATGCAGGTGACCCTGCTGATCGTGATGCTCTTTTTGTAGATGCGGCCCGTGTAATTGTAATACATCAGCAAGGAAGCACTTCCTTACTTCAGCGAAAGCTAAAGTTAGGCTACAACAGAGCTGGCCGTATAGTTGACCAGTTGGAAGCTGCAGGAATTATTGGACCTTTTGAAGGCAGTAAGGCTCGCCAAGTGCTGATTCCAGATGAGATGTCTTTGGAACAGTTATTGAAAAATGAACAGGAAAAATATAATAGCTAAACCACATATGAAAATAGCAAGAATAGCAATCGCCCTATTGATAAGTACTACAGCCGCTTTTGCACAACCTACTAATAAGCAAGCTAAGCAGCTACTTGCAGATGCTTCTGCTAAGTTAAAATCGTATAGCACTATATATATCGGCTTTGATTATTCATTTGTGAATGAAAAAGCTGGAGTTACCCAAAATGAAAAAGGCACTATTGCCATTAAAGGTGATGATTACCATTTCAATTTTATGGGTATTGAGCAGATTCGCAGTGGTTCAAAGCTTTATACCATTCTTAAAGAAGACGAAGAAGTACAAATTACTGAATACGTTGAAGGCGAGGATCAAGGCCTTACCCCCTCTTCTATTCTTAATCTTTATCAGGATGGATATAGCTACAAAATGGGACTACCTGGAAAAGATGATGGTGTAAAAATTCAAAAGGTGATGCTAAAGCCTATAGCATCAGAAGAGATAAAGGAAATTGAAATTGGTATTGAAAAGGAAACCAAAAAGGTGGCTTACATTAAACAAACCGGTACAAACGGTACTGTGACCACTTTTAACATCACCACTTTTGAGCCTAATAAAAAGCTTCCTGCCAATCACTTCAAATTTGTGAAGAGCGACTACCCTGGCTACTACATAGCTGATTAATGAAAATACTCGACCGCTTTGTGCTAAAGGCTTACGTAAAGCCTTTTATCATCACCTTTTTGGTAATGGTACTCTTCATGCTAATGCAATTTGTATGGAAATACATTGATGACTTAGTAGGACGAGGTGTGGAGTGGTATTACATCGCTGAACTGTTGTTTTATACTTCAGCTACGGTGGTTCCTATGTCTTTGCCTTTGGCCATTTTACTGTCGTCAATCATGACTTTTGGTACTTTGGGTGAGCACAATGAAATGGCAGCTCTCAAAGCCTCTGGCAACTCTCTCATTAGAGTAATGCGTCCTGTGATTGGATTTATTCTTTTGGTGGCAATTGGGGCTTTTTTCTTTTCCAATTATGTGATTCCTGTTGCTAACTTAAAAAGTGAAACACTCCTTAAGAATATTACAAACAAAAAACCTGCACTCAATATTCGTGAGGGGGTTTTTTATGGAGGAATTGAAGGCTACTCCATAAAAGTGGGAGAAAAGTTTGGTGAAAACCAAAGCGAGCTGCGCAATGTGTACGTATATGACCATAGCAGCAAAATGGGAAACATGAAAGTAATTGTTTCTGAAACCGGTAAAATGGAAATGACAGAGGATGAGATGTTCCTCAACATTGAACTTTTTGAGGGAAACTCTTACGAAGATATTTACCCAAATAAAGTAGAAGATCGAAACAATTTTCCTTTTGTTAGATCCGAGTTTTCGCGCTCTCTTATGCGCTTCAACCTTTCCGATTTTCAAAGTGGTGATTTGCGTTCAGGTTCTCGAAAAGATTTTGACATGCTTAATATCATTCAGCTGGAAATCACCACTGATTCACTCCGTGGGGTGCTGAAATGGCGTAAAGAGGAATTTGAAGAAAGCATGATTGAAAAGTATTCTTTTATAGAAACAGAGTTATCCGATAGTACAAAAGCCGCCTCTTCCGCTAATATTTCTAATAATAGGAGAAAGGACGAACAAGTTGACCCAGAAATTTTAAAGGATGATATACTAAGCAATATTGCGCCTATCGAAAAATCCAGAGTAATTCAAAATGCTTTGAGAATTGCCCGCAGCAACAAAGCATATTATGACAATACAAAAACTGAGTACAATTGGCGTCATAAACTAATTGCCCGCCACCTTTTAGAGTGGCACAAAAAATTCTCAATTTCTTTTTCATGCCTTGTTCTTTTCTTTATTGGCGCGCCATTAGGTGCTATCATTAGAAAAGGAGGAATGGGTATGCCTGTTGTGATTTCGGTAATCATATTTCTTATATACCACGTTACCAGCTACTCTTTCGAAAAACTTGGCCGTGAGCTACTTTGGACACCTTTTAGAGCTATTTGGAGTGCCAACCTTATGCTCTTTCCCATTGGGATTTGGCTTACCTACAAATCAGCTACAGATAGCGCCATATTTAATATTGAGATTTATCTGAAGCCTTTTCGAAAAATTTCAAGCATTTTTGCCAAAAGCAAAAAAAAGAGTTAATCGCCCTTGGCATAACCTAATGGATTACATCGCTTGAAAGTTTTAGTGCTGAGTAATAAGGTGCCCTACCCGGCTAATGATGGCAGCAGCATTGCCATGTCAAGCATTATTGATGCTTTGCTAAAAAATAAAGCGGAAGTAACTTTGCTCAGCATTAACACCAAAAAGCACTTTAAAAGTGACGAGGCCACTGCTGCTCAACTACCCACTCGGCTTGATTTCCACAAGGTTTATCACAATACTTCTATCACTCCATGGGGGGCTTTGGCCAATTTGTTTTCAGGCAAGGCCTACCATGTATCTCGTTTTTATTTTTCCGCTTTCGCTAAAAAACTGGTACTGCTTTTACGGCAAAATTCCTTTGATATAATTCAAATCGAAGGTTTATCCATGGCGGTATATATTGAGCTTATTAGAAAATATTGCCAAGCTAAAATTGTACTCCGCGCTCACAATGTAGAACACATTATTTGGGATAGACATTTGGAAAACGAGTCCAGTAGCTTACGCTCAAAGTACTTAAAGATTCAAAATAGCAGACTGGCAAAATTTGAAATTCAGAGCCTAAAATCTGTTGACGCCATAGTTCCCATAACCGAAGAAGACAAGCAACTTTTATTGCCTTGGATTAGTAAGTCAAAACCCATCCAAAGCTTGCCATGCGGAATTGATATTGAAGCAAAAGACACATGCTCAAAAGCCTCAACACAAACTGCGGACATCGCTTACCTAGCCAGTTTTGACTGGATGCCCAATGTACAGGGTATAGAATGGTTTATGCAAAAAGTATGGCCTCTGGTGCAAGAGCTCAGACCCGATACGACCTTTCACCTAGGAGGTCGCCATATGCCATCTTCATTTCAAAAATGGGAAAAGCGTGGTGTTTCACTTTTTCAGGATGTTGCCGATATGCGTAAGTTTATTTGTAGCGCTCGCATAGTCATAGTTCCACTATTAGCGGGAAGTGGAATGCGCATAAAAGTGATTGAAAACATGGCTTTAGGAAAGTGCCAAGTGAGCACTACTATTGGTGCCGAAGGTGTAAATATTGAGAATGGAAAAGATATTATTCTAACAGATAGTCCGGAAGATTTTGCTCGAGCCATCAGCAATTTACTTCACGATGACGAACTCCGCACTTTTGTGGAAACACAAGCTCGGAAAACAATAGAAACGAGTTATAGTAATCGCCAACTTGGCAAGAACTTAATAAAGTTTTACCAAAGCCTGATATGATAGAAGCCCTGTTTTACATATCCATCCTTGGCATTCTTCATACCTATTTGGTTTACCCTTTAAGTATGCTCATTTTGGGTAAAATGTTTTATCAAAAAAGCTCTACTCCGAACGAAGACTATCAGCCAACTGTAGAAATTATTTTTGCAGCTTATAATGAAGAAGCTGTGATTCGTGAGAAAATCATTCACAGTTTTACAACCAAATACCCAAACAATAAGCTTTCGGTGAGAATAGGCTCTGATGCCAGTTCAGACCAAACGGACAATATAATTTCTAAGCTTCAAAAAGATTATCCAAACCTACACTTCAAGCGCTTTCCCGGACGTACGGGCAAAGCGGGAATCTTGAATCAACTAATAAAGGAGAGTAAGGCCGAACTAATTGTTTTTACTGACGCCAACATTATTTTTAATAAAAATACCATCCCTAATTTGGTCGCAGACATGCAAGACCCTAAGGTGGGGATAAGCGGTGGCCGAATAGTTTACAGTTCTTTTGCTAGCACCGGTATCAGCCTGCAGGAGAGCACTTACCTAAATCTGGAAAACAAAATTAAAAAAGCTGAATCTGACCTGTTTGGCAAAGCCATGGGTGTAGAAGGTGGCTGTTACATTATTCGCAAAGAGTTATTTACAGGCATCCCTCCGCTCTTCTTTATGGAGGACTTTTACATAAGTATGGCCACCATGCAAAAAAGATATGATGTGCTATTTAACAGCGATG from Owenweeksia hongkongensis DSM 17368 encodes the following:
- a CDS encoding DUF4249 domain-containing protein; this encodes MIQIKYFLFVLISLVLFSSCETTIKYDLPQEPNKITIDSKLVEGDTPVVHVFTSTYTLSRDNPGEPKNAEVSLIENGIEVSRLSVQSNLYGQTFYSSNYTILPNELYRVQVSLPEYETAFGEGLTKEAVPVSSTIFDTSSNNLEFTFQDPPTAGDYYLITVKSLTDSYPISYSTHDVVINFFDEYTFDDPFSSGGEKIGQNGYMTDELFNGKTKTVRMTVRDIDIPHNQTPRLIELWHISEDLYNHERTKAVAWQSENPFSEPAQIYSNITNGYGIVGTAAVDRKQFFP
- a CDS encoding TonB-dependent receptor — protein: MKSHLSLLVISLQFFAFAQKQQSISGYIYDANTNKPLAGVNVQLQNTPYGTGSTSSGFYSIDVTRGTYTLIATHVGYISQSQNVIVSTGSVQVDFRLSAVSPELDEIEIVADKKTEIAPSSNFVKLSSREIEHIPTLLGEVDIIRAIQLLPGVQSGTEGSTGFHVRGGSPDQNLILLDGVPIYNASHLFGFFSTFNSDVIENVELTKGGFPARYGGRLSSVLNIDLKEGDLNEFHGKGTISLIAPKLTLEGPIVKGKTSFLISGRRTIYDLAVAPFYKKNDRVNYFFGDANLKLKHVFSPKDKVVLSYFNSQDKFRYNYDDGSQYAMESGLKWRNHTVASKWQHIFDDELSSSLMGQYNNYRLNTYSEDDYYGDIFSLDYMSLIEDIGLRYDLLYKPTSKHTVRAGMGYTYHNFKPGAVQLYQSNSQSINTDNQNLSAPIYSNDILAYAEDQWEAFSRLTINAGVHYGFYQVDDTTYNSLQPRISITYNATDSWLFSASYSEMTQFLHLLSNSGTGMPTDLWVSATGNISPQTAKQWTIGTTKYLNQKTWKLTAELYYKAMQNLIEYKEGASYISQADWQTMVETDGAGEAYGLETLLRKNKGKTTGWIAYTLAKTTRTFSNLNQGKTFPYRYDRRHNFSLVLNHKFNEQIDVSATWVYQSGIAFTGPVSRYEIPQNGIGDFDPSFTTLENLGDRNDLRYPAYHRLDVGINFTKKKKWGERIWNISIYNAYNRNNPFYIDLKETKPDKLEVIQVSLFPILPSVSYRFTF
- a CDS encoding DUF4249 domain-containing protein; its protein translation is MKKLFIYSILLLSLLSCQKEIEFDYPEDEPRLTLFSVLRPQDTIGYYRQDSTYHKYIGPIEVLINQTTSVFEVNPAEPISDAKVLLFEDNSFAGKLLLDSNNNPNTWMESYLIYSMRRSIYKGKRYRVEVNHPDFPPASAEVTIPQEVPILKAEFDTTKFTVTFTFKDPPGQNYYRFSLYSFIGGLPFEITDPDITTFNFLPFDSILLKSPDQLSPYARLGYITDEKFSNKQKSITLKIDQSAVAFSTPIPEMSVYLENISGEYYKFLRTYDAHMATKDNPFAEGVKIHTNVKGGVGIVGTATTSSKLAIKK
- a CDS encoding FtsK/SpoIIIE family DNA translocase, whose protein sequence is MAKKKKTSTETKKKTSNSLAAIRGFLKNKTNHTVFGIVLIFIAVFLFGAFTSYLFNWQADQSNLRGGFFELLGRDDYKVKNILGKLGAAISHQFIYNWFGVAAYLTPWFLLLAGLRISMHLKLTSLTKHLGIIVFLLIWIPAAIAYTGLPSVMAGGSGYYNLEWLSSLAGPFGTGAILVFSMLIFLAVRFKWTPERLNAFIARLRPTRAEETEGDSWKDSTKAEAVPTPESEPEIINEVSFDEPEENKPIEETPEPEIEHEPLIIDQNETKEEEETQEELHDTEDLEIEKAEVEEEVSESELNRKLKEFGEYDPKLDLSKFKLPPIDLLREFKQSGVSINQEELEENKNKIVETLNNYKIEISKIKATIGPTVTLYEIVPAAGVRISKIKNLEDDIALSLAALGIRIIAPIPGKGTIGIEVPNTNPQVVAMRNMIKSEKFQSTDMELPIAFGKTISNETLMADLTKMPHLLMAGATGQGKSVGLNVILTSILYKKHPSQVKFILVDPKKVELTLFNKIERHYLAKLPDSEEAIITDTTKVIHTLNSLCIEMDNRYDLLKDAMVRNIKEYNHKFVQRKLNPENGHKYLPYIVLVIDEFADLIMTAGKEVETPIARLAQLARAIGIHLIVATQRPSVNVITGIIKANFPARIAFRVTSKIDSRTILDAGGAEQLIGKGDMLYSSGSDLIRIQCAFVDTPEVEEITDYIGNQKAYPEAYLLPEYVGEEGEGGIPDAGDPADRDALFVDAARVIVIHQQGSTSLLQRKLKLGYNRAGRIVDQLEAAGIIGPFEGSKARQVLIPDEMSLEQLLKNEQEKYNS
- a CDS encoding LolA family protein, producing MKIARIAIALLISTTAAFAQPTNKQAKQLLADASAKLKSYSTIYIGFDYSFVNEKAGVTQNEKGTIAIKGDDYHFNFMGIEQIRSGSKLYTILKEDEEVQITEYVEGEDQGLTPSSILNLYQDGYSYKMGLPGKDDGVKIQKVMLKPIASEEIKEIEIGIEKETKKVAYIKQTGTNGTVTTFNITTFEPNKKLPANHFKFVKSDYPGYYIAD
- a CDS encoding LptF/LptG family permease, translating into MKILDRFVLKAYVKPFIITFLVMVLFMLMQFVWKYIDDLVGRGVEWYYIAELLFYTSATVVPMSLPLAILLSSIMTFGTLGEHNEMAALKASGNSLIRVMRPVIGFILLVAIGAFFFSNYVIPVANLKSETLLKNITNKKPALNIREGVFYGGIEGYSIKVGEKFGENQSELRNVYVYDHSSKMGNMKVIVSETGKMEMTEDEMFLNIELFEGNSYEDIYPNKVEDRNNFPFVRSEFSRSLMRFNLSDFQSGDLRSGSRKDFDMLNIIQLEITTDSLRGVLKWRKEEFEESMIEKYSFIETELSDSTKAASSANISNNRRKDEQVDPEILKDDILSNIAPIEKSRVIQNALRIARSNKAYYDNTKTEYNWRHKLIARHLLEWHKKFSISFSCLVLFFIGAPLGAIIRKGGMGMPVVISVIIFLIYHVTSYSFEKLGRELLWTPFRAIWSANLMLFPIGIWLTYKSATDSAIFNIEIYLKPFRKISSIFAKSKKKS
- a CDS encoding glycosyltransferase family 4 protein translates to MKVLVLSNKVPYPANDGSSIAMSSIIDALLKNKAEVTLLSINTKKHFKSDEATAAQLPTRLDFHKVYHNTSITPWGALANLFSGKAYHVSRFYFSAFAKKLVLLLRQNSFDIIQIEGLSMAVYIELIRKYCQAKIVLRAHNVEHIIWDRHLENESSSLRSKYLKIQNSRLAKFEIQSLKSVDAIVPITEEDKQLLLPWISKSKPIQSLPCGIDIEAKDTCSKASTQTADIAYLASFDWMPNVQGIEWFMQKVWPLVQELRPDTTFHLGGRHMPSSFQKWEKRGVSLFQDVADMRKFICSARIVIVPLLAGSGMRIKVIENMALGKCQVSTTIGAEGVNIENGKDIILTDSPEDFARAISNLLHDDELRTFVETQARKTIETSYSNRQLGKNLIKFYQSLI
- a CDS encoding glycosyltransferase, producing MIEALFYISILGILHTYLVYPLSMLILGKMFYQKSSTPNEDYQPTVEIIFAAYNEEAVIREKIIHSFTTKYPNNKLSVRIGSDASSDQTDNIISKLQKDYPNLHFKRFPGRTGKAGILNQLIKESKAELIVFTDANIIFNKNTIPNLVADMQDPKVGISGGRIVYSSFASTGISLQESTYLNLENKIKKAESDLFGKAMGVEGGCYIIRKELFTGIPPLFFMEDFYISMATMQKRYDVLFNSDATCHEDASVYSSEEYKRKVRISIGNFQNLNAFKKLIITRFFPLGYIFLSHKVLRWFTPFFLLILIPTSLWLSLSSTLYGAIAVFYGVFIVLGAVGILFSQKKWMGVLKYPGHFIHMNVALLKGFYIYLKGVKSNAWEPTKRNQQ